A genomic region of Polyangiaceae bacterium contains the following coding sequences:
- a CDS encoding tetratricopeptide repeat protein: protein MSKGNKEEWVVIGLDAKLSRRQGMPAQLPIPKSEFEGLADKGLSIDNARKWIKAFLNDSPMGQDHNWRKKNSQLVMSLEVFLDKAPLLDRAQKGFQEKDFEKAVSALKRIASMDPDDHASRLNLGAALVNVRDYPGALKVFQQIRKTFDGDADYHVGLGQLHATMGNKDEATNEFVLALEAKPDCQPALDALVTLGVLVPVYENPRDAASLTYVRSDKVEEYLASVWDAEARDVAFYLEQLAYHEREARPRIVLALAERILKASPDAVAAERAELAKIAALRDLGQVGDALAAAKAYAERAPKSAGAQVEVGRCLLVGGQANEARAAFDAALAIDPGDLMALQLRYWPADAQTNIQAVADAIPALQAFAEAHPNSAGAWRSLARAKWASGAKEEGVELFRKAVDLTPADDDVRAELWNQLGNLQQYQQIIEDASKIENMNKRDWKLRWNEAEAYLGLGRKLEARGAFTAINFDESLHVDIRKRAKRAVRSIDEGMTLSGPTAPPEGTPAA, encoded by the coding sequence ATGAGCAAAGGCAATAAAGAAGAGTGGGTCGTCATCGGCCTCGACGCCAAATTGTCCCGACGGCAGGGCATGCCCGCGCAATTGCCCATTCCCAAGAGCGAGTTCGAGGGGTTGGCGGACAAAGGCCTTTCCATCGACAACGCCCGCAAGTGGATCAAGGCATTTTTGAACGATTCGCCCATGGGCCAGGACCACAACTGGCGCAAGAAAAACAGCCAGCTCGTGATGTCGCTCGAGGTGTTCCTCGACAAGGCTCCGCTGCTCGATCGCGCGCAGAAGGGGTTTCAGGAAAAGGACTTCGAGAAGGCCGTCTCGGCGCTGAAGCGTATTGCGTCGATGGATCCCGACGATCATGCATCTCGGCTGAATTTGGGCGCCGCGCTCGTCAATGTTCGAGATTACCCCGGCGCGCTCAAGGTGTTTCAGCAGATCCGAAAAACCTTCGATGGGGATGCCGACTATCACGTGGGATTGGGCCAGCTCCACGCCACGATGGGCAACAAGGACGAGGCGACGAACGAGTTTGTCTTGGCGCTCGAGGCCAAACCCGATTGCCAACCGGCGCTCGATGCTCTCGTGACGCTGGGCGTGCTCGTGCCGGTTTATGAAAATCCGCGCGATGCAGCGTCGCTGACGTATGTCCGTTCCGACAAGGTCGAAGAGTACCTGGCCAGTGTTTGGGACGCCGAAGCGCGTGACGTGGCGTTTTACTTGGAACAATTGGCGTATCACGAGCGCGAGGCACGTCCGCGGATCGTGCTCGCTTTGGCCGAGCGGATTTTGAAGGCATCACCGGATGCGGTTGCGGCGGAGAGGGCCGAGCTTGCGAAGATCGCGGCGCTTCGGGACCTTGGGCAAGTGGGCGATGCGCTGGCGGCAGCCAAGGCGTATGCGGAGCGAGCTCCGAAGTCGGCTGGGGCGCAAGTCGAGGTGGGGCGGTGTCTTTTGGTAGGCGGGCAGGCCAATGAGGCTCGGGCGGCATTCGATGCGGCGCTCGCCATCGATCCGGGTGACTTGATGGCATTGCAGCTCAGGTATTGGCCTGCGGATGCGCAAACGAACATCCAGGCGGTGGCGGATGCCATTCCGGCGTTGCAGGCATTTGCCGAAGCGCATCCGAATTCGGCGGGCGCGTGGCGATCTCTGGCGCGAGCCAAATGGGCATCGGGGGCGAAAGAGGAAGGCGTCGAGCTTTTCCGCAAAGCCGTGGATCTCACGCCCGCGGATGACGACGTTCGCGCTGAGCTCTGGAACCAACTTGGTAATTTGCAGCAGTATCAGCAAATCATCGAAGATGCTTCCAAGATCGAAAACATGAACAAGCGCGATTGGAAGCTGCGGTGGAACGAAGCCGAAGCCTATTTGGGTCTCGGCCGAAAGCTCGAAGCGCGCGGTGCATTCACGGCCATCAATTTCGATGAATCGCTGCACGTGGACATTCGGAAGCGGGCGAAACGCGCCGTCAGGTCAATCGACGAGGGAATGACGCTTTCGGGGCCCACGGCACCGCCCGAAGGCACGCCAGCGGCGTAG
- a CDS encoding serine/threonine protein kinase, translating into MPLPSRQDPTALTFKVLAEIADGETATVELCRVTAGPAEGRLVAVKRLHPHLASDPAFVDQFRDEMWMTAALRHPNIVEVVGWGSDDRGLYLAVELVQGVSLARLMKTIFDTGEAFTERMVVFILRQICRGLVKAHALKSPQGEPLNLVHRDLTPGNVLCSFQGDVKIADFGLAKAKQRLTKTLTGMVKGQLEYISPEQALGREVDARADIFSLGVTMFELFAGRRPWAASNDMELANLLMTAPPADLFKIRPKIHRELVDIVNKCLEKDPKRRFHSVAEILARFDEWLSAHGYMEDNEEALGRFVRRNSMRQMGWFERATTANPSDPQGKLLGLLPSPSIPSLKSAPPPPNESAPATARAAVPKPVPVPPKPAIAPKAAPKPRSDSEATAAEGKGALARIANYSGAPRITEVQEARDSDTDWGEEIPTLVKGTPEQIARLRQAHREGKPFDPKAIAGHVVRPDPLDEPTSKDGQTAVDVVLRAKRSPDEEVLEDPTAPIGDLLRKVREGRAGPSEPPPSPLTTRSAGSAPPVPDPGAEERIKTEAERLAIEAVRLGEEVKAAYARAERKAALAKAIGEAATIASDALRLGPTSGLLEAQRKLDMALAIERTARANDAAAASGTSAPPPPLVAIAAPPVPPPAPVVAPPVVAPPVAAPPVAPRPANPALIPSAPPVPSFGSGPRTLPTGAARPEPDALRGSDRHALAAPAAEADASMKELRPTALGLPLPVVLVIAVGVVGLILLVLFIGFG; encoded by the coding sequence ATGCCTTTGCCCTCACGGCAAGATCCGACCGCGCTCACTTTCAAGGTTCTCGCCGAGATCGCGGACGGCGAGACGGCGACGGTGGAGCTGTGTCGAGTCACGGCAGGACCCGCAGAAGGGCGACTCGTTGCCGTCAAACGCCTTCATCCGCACCTCGCGAGCGATCCCGCATTCGTCGATCAATTTCGTGACGAGATGTGGATGACCGCGGCGCTTCGTCATCCGAACATCGTGGAAGTGGTGGGTTGGGGGAGCGACGATCGCGGCTTGTACTTGGCCGTCGAGCTCGTTCAAGGCGTGTCGCTCGCGCGTCTCATGAAGACCATCTTCGACACGGGCGAAGCGTTCACCGAACGTATGGTCGTGTTCATTTTGCGCCAGATTTGCCGAGGTCTCGTCAAGGCGCATGCGCTGAAATCACCGCAGGGCGAGCCGCTCAATTTGGTTCACCGCGACCTCACGCCGGGCAACGTGCTGTGTTCGTTTCAAGGGGACGTGAAGATTGCCGACTTTGGTCTGGCCAAGGCCAAGCAGCGCCTCACGAAAACGCTCACAGGCATGGTCAAGGGCCAGCTCGAGTACATCTCGCCCGAGCAAGCTCTGGGCAGAGAAGTCGACGCTCGCGCCGACATCTTCTCGCTGGGCGTGACCATGTTCGAGCTCTTCGCCGGCCGCCGTCCATGGGCTGCATCGAACGACATGGAGCTCGCGAATCTCCTCATGACTGCGCCGCCGGCAGATCTGTTCAAGATTCGTCCGAAGATCCATCGCGAGCTCGTCGACATCGTCAACAAGTGCCTCGAAAAGGATCCGAAAAGGCGCTTTCACTCGGTCGCCGAGATCCTCGCGCGCTTCGACGAATGGCTCTCCGCGCACGGCTACATGGAAGACAACGAGGAGGCGCTCGGAAGGTTCGTCCGGCGAAACTCCATGCGCCAAATGGGTTGGTTCGAACGGGCCACGACGGCGAATCCATCGGATCCCCAGGGCAAACTTCTCGGTTTGTTGCCGAGCCCGTCCATTCCTTCGCTGAAGAGCGCGCCGCCTCCGCCGAACGAATCGGCCCCTGCGACGGCGCGAGCGGCCGTGCCCAAACCCGTTCCGGTGCCGCCGAAGCCGGCAATTGCACCGAAGGCAGCGCCCAAACCGCGCAGCGATTCCGAAGCGACCGCGGCCGAGGGCAAAGGGGCGCTTGCGAGGATTGCGAATTATTCAGGGGCGCCTCGCATCACCGAGGTCCAAGAAGCGCGCGACAGCGACACCGATTGGGGCGAGGAGATCCCGACGCTCGTCAAGGGAACGCCCGAACAAATTGCGCGCCTGCGTCAAGCTCATCGCGAGGGAAAACCATTTGATCCCAAAGCGATTGCGGGACACGTCGTTCGTCCCGATCCGCTCGACGAACCCACCTCGAAGGACGGACAAACCGCGGTCGACGTCGTCCTTCGGGCGAAGCGATCGCCCGACGAGGAAGTCCTCGAAGACCCGACGGCGCCGATCGGTGACTTGTTACGAAAAGTTCGTGAGGGGCGAGCTGGTCCTTCCGAACCTCCTCCAAGTCCGCTGACGACACGAAGTGCTGGTTCTGCGCCGCCAGTGCCGGATCCTGGCGCCGAAGAGCGCATCAAGACCGAAGCCGAACGCCTTGCGATCGAAGCCGTGCGTCTTGGTGAAGAGGTCAAGGCGGCGTATGCACGTGCGGAGCGCAAAGCCGCGCTGGCCAAGGCCATTGGAGAAGCTGCGACGATTGCATCGGACGCCCTCCGGCTTGGACCCACGAGCGGCCTCCTCGAGGCGCAGCGCAAACTCGACATGGCGCTCGCCATCGAGCGAACGGCACGCGCCAACGATGCCGCTGCTGCATCGGGAACGAGCGCGCCACCGCCGCCTCTCGTAGCCATTGCCGCGCCGCCCGTTCCTCCGCCTGCGCCTGTCGTCGCCCCGCCTGTCGTCGCCCCGCCTGTCGCTGCCCCGCCAGTGGCTCCTCGTCCAGCAAATCCGGCGCTCATCCCGTCCGCGCCTCCTGTGCCGAGCTTTGGTTCGGGTCCTCGAACGCTTCCGACGGGTGCGGCAAGGCCCGAACCGGATGCTCTTCGCGGATCGGATCGTCATGCGCTGGCGGCGCCTGCGGCCGAAGCAGATGCATCGATGAAGGAGCTTCGTCCGACGGCGTTGGGATTGCCGTTGCCGGTGGTTCTCGTCATCGCGGTGGGTGTGGTCGGACTGATTCTGCTCGTGCTCTTCATCGGCTTTGGATGA
- a CDS encoding translocation/assembly module TamB domain-containing protein → MAPERTTADEQVAPPPKRRRLRRTFGTILATLGLSAVFAFSVLLSLGLHMNLPPLRRIAKHTANRVLANTLEGRVVVEELDQLSLHEIKIRSVVAIDPLGRQTIRASGVTARVDLVGFAREFIDGNTMLTFPLVRIEDGEVLVSHGEDGHLGIARTFSPRARKPTTTPPKPKAAKPRKTAIAFERIEIGHAWVHGNVTAPRMLDGDVTQLVGSVRIGPDKLTVDVEPTQLVERGILPAQLAGNAEYRLHIDFATPNPSGPPVPPKPPRMWAGLSGQAGNIDLTARWSLDGSTTSASIELPRTEPADLVKLVPGLPIQERTSLRASIEGTHPTYDIDARLDVTPADKPPASVVVAGKLDARGGPKLVVDVTTTDLDARAFREDFPATSVDARARVHFSTNPSPRFVVDASVDPTELEGQPVPAIDAHAVFDHGMLEGRVTLHEPGAPTQGSFVIEGRDLIRFEAESNIASLQAMPRLGGPLSGSGRVRVRGVVRGGTELDARVAGTVHSLAAKGAVSLEDGRIDGHLRGPFNQLEMDALVTGERLRAGENAADRVTVRARGPVTTPSIDAHLEGGDIEDLRASARVDSKAKAVRNVELRLSRGGEELHGKVTEVRAERGSVAARGLSLEGPGLGALGGTLVVANQEVTGNLTGKGIDLSRLGRLIGVGKRTRGIADVDVSLARTKRGRKGHVRVQVKDATVSPMPGIELAGAAASVNATFDDEHASLEASVRLDDHAKPGEDPATACDGTIAEVRISEADATLKGPLLAASTWTKMTGRARVDALDTRLDCVAKRLPIALLLTEVGGLLDASLSVERPVGQRFVSVKSLDVRTRGLTIAGPQMFGEDKPRWESRSVDVAVTASLDGATGATAGKVVLSDTDKIGELSANVDLDLRTIVDDPKRRGKSLAQSQGKLSFTMPRRSVKSLRSLPSFVHDKLPPFEGDLAVTATASGTLVDPTMSARVSAWRWAHVDEKGVPTEWSLPVDADVVANYKAKKAGIVAQVRRNGREIASVVGDAAVDVPALLRGGESPAANFDAQATLTRLPVGRLPYVAARGVDASVSGTIRIAQQGGERTARAQLYVPALRINNEVSLERAALLLDIVPSTDAKATSHGTLDIELAGREGGRVDVKAYAGVNWDELVPKIDDLKPAGMSIVAHSFRLASLQPMVNGVFSRLDGRLDGHVHVASTMYGDESQGHVEANMELVDGVVHIPQIGQELKNAHFSLRSRERGALQLDDIQAEGISGRIHGSAVARMKGLSFRTATADFSIRESEALPITFEGVPLGQAYGNLSLVAEKRPQEVHLAVKIPQMHLALPASSSRAVQSLDPHPDIVISHPVGKKKEARQSGALAWITTVELGTLHIEGTGIDVKLTSPKGASPRIELREEARVSGDVQLVKGTVEVIGKKFEIERGLVRLREEETGNPYVNLTARWDAPNGSRVYVDYSGVLKPITEQKLRFRSDPPMPQQHIFSMILTGETPDSTDDTSTEGSASAADVAANVVGGEIASTQINAMLSQIAPLRGLSTRVGTSDSGRLRTTVMYELGDTVTAQASYEGIPNGARLEGIRTQDPSDSTNRTEINIDWRFYRNWSLRGSFGFGGVNQQPSSGLDLLWQYRY, encoded by the coding sequence GTGGCGCCCGAGAGAACGACTGCCGATGAACAGGTCGCGCCGCCTCCCAAACGGAGGCGGCTTCGGCGAACGTTCGGGACCATCCTGGCCACGCTTGGATTGAGCGCGGTGTTCGCGTTTTCCGTGTTGCTGTCGCTGGGCCTGCACATGAATTTGCCGCCGCTGCGACGCATCGCGAAACACACGGCCAATCGCGTGCTCGCCAACACCCTCGAGGGCCGAGTCGTCGTCGAAGAGCTCGATCAGTTGAGCTTGCACGAGATCAAGATCCGTTCTGTCGTGGCGATCGATCCCTTGGGACGCCAAACGATTCGAGCATCCGGCGTCACTGCGCGCGTGGATCTCGTCGGGTTCGCACGAGAATTCATCGACGGAAACACGATGCTCACGTTTCCACTGGTGCGCATCGAGGATGGCGAAGTGCTCGTTTCGCACGGTGAGGACGGGCACCTCGGTATCGCAAGAACATTTTCGCCACGAGCTCGCAAGCCAACGACGACACCACCCAAGCCGAAAGCAGCAAAACCGAGAAAAACCGCAATCGCGTTCGAGCGAATCGAGATTGGCCACGCGTGGGTTCACGGCAACGTGACGGCCCCACGAATGCTCGATGGCGACGTGACGCAGCTCGTAGGATCCGTCCGGATCGGCCCGGACAAACTCACCGTCGACGTGGAGCCAACGCAGCTCGTGGAGCGCGGAATTTTGCCCGCGCAGTTGGCGGGAAATGCCGAGTATCGCCTGCACATCGACTTCGCGACGCCAAACCCGAGTGGGCCACCAGTACCGCCCAAGCCGCCGCGAATGTGGGCGGGCCTTTCTGGGCAAGCTGGAAACATCGACCTCACCGCGCGCTGGAGTCTCGACGGAAGCACCACCTCGGCATCCATCGAGCTGCCGCGCACGGAGCCGGCGGACTTGGTCAAACTCGTGCCTGGTCTTCCCATCCAGGAACGAACGTCGCTTCGTGCGTCGATCGAGGGGACGCACCCGACGTACGACATCGACGCGCGACTCGACGTGACGCCGGCGGATAAACCGCCCGCGTCGGTCGTCGTCGCGGGCAAACTCGACGCTCGAGGCGGCCCGAAGCTCGTGGTCGACGTGACCACCACGGACCTCGATGCGCGTGCGTTCCGCGAGGATTTTCCCGCAACGAGCGTGGATGCCCGAGCACGCGTGCACTTTTCGACAAACCCATCGCCGCGGTTTGTCGTGGACGCCTCGGTCGATCCCACGGAGCTCGAGGGGCAACCCGTGCCAGCGATCGACGCGCATGCCGTTTTCGATCACGGCATGCTCGAGGGACGCGTGACGTTGCACGAGCCTGGTGCACCGACGCAGGGGTCGTTCGTGATCGAAGGGCGAGATTTGATTCGCTTCGAGGCCGAATCGAACATTGCCTCGCTTCAAGCGATGCCGCGGCTCGGAGGACCGCTTTCGGGCAGCGGTCGTGTGAGGGTTCGAGGTGTCGTGCGAGGCGGTACGGAGCTCGATGCACGCGTCGCAGGCACGGTCCATTCGCTTGCAGCAAAGGGTGCGGTGTCGCTCGAGGACGGGCGGATCGATGGGCACCTTCGCGGGCCGTTCAACCAACTGGAGATGGATGCGCTCGTGACGGGTGAGCGGTTGCGAGCGGGCGAGAATGCTGCCGATCGAGTCACCGTGCGTGCGAGAGGCCCGGTCACGACGCCGTCGATCGATGCGCATCTCGAAGGTGGGGACATCGAGGATCTGCGTGCATCGGCGCGTGTGGATTCGAAGGCGAAGGCGGTGCGCAACGTCGAGCTGCGGTTATCGCGCGGCGGCGAAGAGCTGCACGGCAAGGTGACGGAGGTACGTGCCGAGCGAGGAAGCGTTGCGGCGCGAGGTCTGTCGCTCGAAGGCCCGGGGCTCGGTGCGCTCGGTGGAACGCTCGTCGTGGCGAACCAAGAGGTCACCGGGAATCTCACGGGCAAAGGCATCGATCTTTCGCGCCTCGGGCGGCTCATCGGCGTGGGCAAACGGACGCGAGGCATTGCGGATGTCGACGTGTCGCTCGCACGGACGAAACGCGGCCGCAAAGGTCACGTGCGGGTGCAAGTGAAGGACGCGACGGTCTCGCCCATGCCGGGGATCGAGCTTGCGGGTGCGGCAGCTTCGGTGAACGCGACGTTCGACGACGAGCACGCGTCACTCGAAGCTTCGGTACGGCTGGACGACCACGCCAAACCTGGGGAAGACCCCGCGACGGCGTGCGACGGAACGATTGCCGAAGTACGCATTTCGGAAGCCGATGCAACGCTGAAAGGCCCGCTCTTGGCGGCGTCGACGTGGACGAAAATGACGGGCCGAGCACGCGTGGATGCGCTCGACACGCGGCTCGATTGCGTCGCCAAACGCCTGCCCATCGCGCTGCTCTTGACCGAAGTGGGCGGTCTCCTGGATGCAAGCTTGTCCGTCGAAAGGCCGGTGGGTCAGCGGTTTGTCTCGGTAAAATCGCTCGACGTGCGCACACGCGGCCTGACCATCGCAGGCCCGCAAATGTTTGGTGAGGACAAACCTCGCTGGGAGTCGCGTTCCGTGGACGTCGCGGTGACGGCGAGTCTCGACGGCGCGACGGGAGCAACGGCCGGCAAAGTGGTCCTGTCGGACACCGACAAAATTGGCGAGCTGTCGGCCAACGTCGACCTCGACTTGCGCACGATCGTCGATGATCCGAAGCGCCGCGGGAAATCGCTCGCGCAGTCGCAGGGGAAGCTGTCGTTCACGATGCCCAGGCGCTCGGTGAAGTCGCTGCGCAGCTTGCCATCGTTCGTTCACGACAAACTTCCGCCCTTCGAGGGAGATCTCGCCGTGACGGCGACGGCCAGCGGCACGCTGGTCGACCCGACGATGAGCGCACGCGTTTCCGCGTGGCGGTGGGCGCACGTGGACGAAAAAGGTGTCCCGACCGAGTGGTCGCTGCCGGTCGATGCAGATGTCGTGGCGAACTACAAGGCGAAGAAGGCCGGCATCGTCGCGCAAGTGCGTCGCAACGGTCGCGAAATCGCGTCCGTCGTTGGAGACGCGGCCGTCGACGTGCCGGCGCTTCTGCGCGGTGGCGAAAGTCCAGCAGCGAACTTCGACGCGCAGGCGACGCTGACGCGCTTGCCGGTCGGAAGGTTGCCGTACGTCGCAGCGCGGGGCGTCGATGCGAGCGTGAGCGGGACGATTCGGATCGCGCAACAAGGTGGCGAGCGAACGGCGAGAGCGCAGCTCTACGTCCCGGCACTACGCATCAACAACGAAGTGTCGCTCGAGCGGGCGGCGCTCCTTTTGGACATCGTTCCAAGCACGGATGCCAAGGCGACGTCGCACGGCACGCTCGACATCGAGCTGGCGGGACGAGAAGGCGGCCGCGTCGACGTCAAGGCGTACGCCGGCGTGAATTGGGACGAGCTTGTCCCGAAAATCGACGATCTGAAGCCAGCGGGGATGTCGATCGTCGCGCATAGCTTCCGGCTCGCGAGTTTGCAGCCCATGGTCAACGGCGTCTTCTCACGGCTCGACGGACGCCTCGATGGCCACGTGCACGTCGCGTCGACGATGTACGGAGACGAATCGCAAGGTCACGTCGAAGCGAACATGGAGCTCGTGGATGGAGTCGTTCACATTCCGCAGATCGGCCAGGAGCTGAAAAATGCGCACTTTTCGCTGAGGTCGCGCGAGCGTGGAGCACTGCAACTCGACGACATCCAGGCCGAAGGGATCAGCGGGCGAATCCATGGATCCGCGGTGGCGAGGATGAAAGGTTTGTCATTCCGAACTGCCACGGCAGACTTTTCGATCCGGGAGAGCGAAGCGTTGCCCATCACGTTCGAAGGGGTTCCACTGGGACAAGCCTACGGAAACCTCTCGCTCGTGGCGGAAAAGCGGCCGCAAGAAGTACACCTTGCCGTGAAAATTCCGCAGATGCATCTCGCGCTGCCGGCATCCAGCTCGCGCGCGGTGCAGTCGCTCGACCCGCATCCAGACATCGTGATTTCGCATCCGGTGGGCAAGAAAAAGGAAGCTCGACAAAGTGGCGCGCTCGCGTGGATTACAACCGTCGAGCTCGGCACGCTGCACATCGAAGGCACGGGCATCGACGTGAAGCTCACGAGCCCCAAAGGCGCGTCGCCGCGAATCGAGTTGCGTGAAGAGGCGCGCGTGTCGGGGGACGTTCAGCTCGTGAAGGGCACGGTCGAAGTCATTGGAAAGAAGTTCGAGATCGAACGAGGTCTCGTGCGGCTACGCGAAGAAGAAACGGGAAACCCCTACGTCAATCTCACCGCGCGCTGGGATGCCCCCAACGGCAGCCGCGTCTACGTCGACTACTCCGGCGTGCTCAAGCCGATCACCGAGCAGAAACTGAGGTTCCGCTCCGATCCGCCAATGCCGCAACAACACATCTTTTCGATGATCCTCACGGGCGAGACGCCGGACAGCACCGACGATACCTCGACGGAAGGTTCTGCAAGTGCAGCAGACGTAGCGGCAAACGTGGTCGGAGGCGAGATCGCGTCGACGCAGATCAACGCGATGCTTTCGCAGATCGCACCGCTGCGTGGTTTGTCGACACGTGTCGGCACGTCCGACTCGGGACGCCTTCGCACGACGGTCATGTACGAGCTGGGCGACACGGTGACTGCCCAAGCGAGTTACGAGGGGATCCCGAACGGTGCGAGGCTCGAAGGAATTCGCACGCAAGATCCTTCGGACAGCACCAATCGCACCGAGATCAACATCGATTGGCGCTTCTACAGGAACTGGTCTTTGCGAGGATCGTTCGGGTTTGGCGGGGTCAATCAGCAACCGAGCTCGGGTCTCGACTTGCTTTGGCAGTACCGCTACTGA
- a CDS encoding methyltransferase domain-containing protein — MDSHASGHTDEHLEATRAYYDEFAARYEDKRGGRDPGGYHDLVDDLEIDFLRRFGTDRDVLEVGCGTGLLLERIARFARSAKGIDLSDGMLEKARARGLDVARGSATDLPFADASFDVACSFKVLPHVRDIDRALTEMSRVVRPGGTVVIELYNPYSLRGLVKNLLPAGAISDKTKENAVYTRFDSPFQVSAMVPRALRLRASRGIRIVTPAAIAMRLPVIGRVLDRAERALCDSPLRHFGGFWIAALEKA; from the coding sequence ATGGACAGCCACGCATCCGGGCACACCGACGAACACTTGGAAGCTACGCGCGCGTATTACGACGAGTTCGCTGCGCGGTACGAAGACAAGCGGGGCGGACGCGATCCGGGCGGCTACCACGACCTCGTCGATGACCTCGAGATCGACTTTTTGCGCCGGTTCGGCACGGATCGCGACGTGCTCGAAGTCGGCTGCGGAACGGGCCTGCTTCTCGAACGCATCGCACGCTTCGCCCGTTCGGCCAAAGGCATCGACTTGTCCGACGGCATGCTGGAGAAGGCGCGAGCACGGGGCCTCGACGTCGCACGCGGCAGTGCAACGGACTTGCCGTTCGCCGACGCGAGCTTCGATGTCGCGTGTTCGTTCAAGGTCCTGCCACACGTGCGGGACATCGACCGCGCGCTCACGGAAATGTCGCGGGTGGTTCGTCCGGGCGGAACGGTCGTGATCGAGCTTTACAACCCATACAGCCTGCGAGGGCTCGTGAAGAACCTGCTGCCTGCAGGCGCCATCAGCGACAAGACGAAAGAGAACGCGGTGTACACGCGTTTCGACAGCCCATTCCAAGTGAGCGCGATGGTTCCTCGAGCGCTGCGCCTGCGCGCGTCGCGTGGCATCCGAATTGTGACCCCGGCCGCGATAGCGATGCGTTTGCCGGTCATTGGTCGAGTGCTCGACCGCGCCGAACGTGCGCTTTGCGATTCGCCCCTGCGTCACTTCGGCGGCTTTTGGATCGCGGCGCTCGAGAAAGCTTGA